The sequence TACTAgcgcatacagatacatgcagtgtgtgtacctgtctccAGGTGAATTGGTTTATATTCTATACTGAGGCCTGGGATACTAGCGGATACCTgcagtctgtgtgcctgtctctagatGAATTGGTTTATATTCTATTCTGAGGTCTGGGATACTAGTGGATACAGATAACTGCAGCTTGTGCACCTGTCTCCAGGTGGAATGGTTTATATTCTATACTAAGACCTGGGATACCAGTGGATACAGATACCTGCAGTCTGTGTACCTGTCTCCAGGTGAATTGGTTTATATTCTATACTGATGCATGGGATACCAGTGGATACAGATACCTGCAGTCTGTGTACCTGTCTCCAGGTGAATTGGTTTATATGCTATACTAAAGCTTGTGATATTAGTCTGATGCAGATACCTGCAGTCTGTGTACCTGTCTCCAGGTGTATTCATTTATATTCTATACTGAGGCCTGCGGATAAAGATACCTGCCGTCTGTTACCTGTTACCAGGTGAATTGGTTTATATTCTATACTGAGGCCGGGGATACTAGTGGATACAGATACATGCAGTCTGTGTACCTGTCTCCAGCTAAATAATTTATATTCTCTACTAAGGCCTGTGATACTAGCGCATACAaatacatgcagtgtgtgtacctgtctccAGATGAATTGGTTTATATTCTATACTGAGGCCTGGGATACAGTGGATGCAGATACCTGCAGTCTGCTTACCTGTCTCCAGGTGAATTGGTTTATATGCTATACTGAGACCTGGGATACTAGTGGATACAGATACATGCAGTCTGTGTACCTGTCTCCAGATGAATTggtttatattctatatataggCCTGGGATCCTAGCGGATACAGATACCTGCAGTCTGTGTACCTGTCTCCAGATGAATTGGTTTATATTCTATACTGAGGCCTGGGATACTAGGAGATGCAGATACCTGCAGCTTGTGCACCTGTCTCCAGGTGGAATGGTTTATATTCTATACTGAGGCCTGGGATACTAGCAGATGCAGATACCTGCAGCTTGTGCACCTGTCTCCAGGTGGAATGGTTTATATTCTATACTAAGACCTGGGATACCAGTGGATACAGATACCTGCCGTCTGTGTACATGTCTCCaggtaaattaatttatattcTATACTGAGTCCTGGGATACTAGTGGATAGAGTTACCTGCCGTCTGTTTACCTGTCTCCAGGTGAATTGGTGTATATGCTATACTGAGGCCTGGGATACCAGTGGATACCGTTACCTGCCGTCTGTGTACCTGTCTCCAGGTGAATTTGTTTATATGCTATACTGAGGCCTGGGATATCAGTGGATACAGTTACCTGCAGTCTGTGTACCTGTCTCCAGGTGAATTTGTTTATATGCTATACTGAGGCCTGGGATATCAGTGGATACAGTTACCTGCAGTCTGTGTACCTGTCTCCAGGTGAATTGGTTTATATACTATACTAAAGCCTGTGATATTAGTCTGATGCAGATACCTGCAGTCTGTGTACCTGTCTCCAGGTGTATTCATTTATATTCTATACTGAGGCCTGGGATACTAGTGGGATACAGATACCTGCAGTCTGTGTACATATCTCCAGCTAAATTAATTTATATTCTATACTGAGGCCTGGGATATAAGTGGGATACAGATACCTGCAGTCTGTGTACCTGTCTCCAGCTAAATCAATTTATATTCTATACTGAGGCCTGGGATAACAGTGGATACAGTTACCTGCCGTCTGTGTACCTGTCTCCAGGTGAATTGGTTTATATTCTATATTGAGGCCTGGGATAACAGTGGATACAGTTGCCTGCTGTCTGTGTACCTTGTTAAAGTGACCTGGTTTACATATTTTTCTAGTTCAAACACTGGCATAAAGACTGGTCATATGCTTACCTTTGGACCAGAATGATCTGCATAACAATGGATGGTTGGTTTGTACATCGTAACAAAAAGGCCATAACTGATTATAAGCAATCTATGGGATGTGCATTTTCATCGAGATCAATACTGTTGGCTGAGTAATCCTACTGGTGCGTTCACTAAACACAAAATTTAATAAACTGAATCTAAACGGCGATATCAGGacttgtataaaagaaaaaatccaaATCAGGTTTTTTAACCTTGATTTAAAGTcattatatttaatttgtaaGCTCTCATTTAATTAACACCACATTttagtttaattatttattttccatgtagAAGCCAGGAACATCcagactatttttattttatcttttaagaGTTCTATATTGTAGAGACTTATAAAAGCACACCTAAAGACTCTAAAAATTAGCGGGTAagtgtaattttatttatacacCACTTTTGGCAGTATAACTGAAATATATATTGCAACAATTCATGTTATTCAAAGTCAAAATCTTTTAGCGCTGGCAAACAAGATGAGTAACCTGCTattgtcattttttattttgaaaaaaaaagaaaataataatttgatatattttcccacttaaaggaccactatagtgccaggaaaacatactcgttttcctggcacaatagtgccctgagggtgcccccaccctcagggtccccctcccgcccagctctggaaaggggaaaaggggtaaaacttacctttttacagcgctgggcggggagctctcctcctcctctctgcctcctctccgccccgtcggctgaatgcgcacgcgcggcaagagctgcgcgcgcattcagccggtcgcataggaaagcattatcaatgctttcctatggacgcttgcgtgctctcactgtgattttcacagtgagaatcacgcaagcgcctctagcggctgtcaatgagacagccactagaggactagggggaaggcttaacccattgataaacatagcagtttctctggaactgctatgtttataaacaaAAAGGGGTTAACccaagctggacctggcacccagaccacttcattaagctgaagtggtctgggtgcctagagtggtcctttaatgggtgATTTTCATTTCAattaatacacatatatgtaGATAGAGAAAGACTACAGTCATTGCTTCTATTTAAGAAAAATGTCATTTGACATTGTAGTGTtacacaaaacacattttttagcTGAATACCACAGCCGTAAAGCTCTGTTTTCTTAAACCTGACCTGTCACTTCAATCGAAAATGAGTATTAATCTGTCAGTCATAAAAACCAAATCaccagtgtttatttttttttattttgtaaccattcatcattttttaaaataactttaatgACAAATGTCTCCCAGCAGGCAACTGGACGTCTCTCCTCCAATGACGGCACTTTGCTTTGTTTTTACATATTCATTGTGCATTTTTGCATGTGGTGCAGAGCTAGTTATGGTGGGGTAGGttaaaaattgcatttatttaaaggggaactaacACTTTTCTAGAAATGATGGAATAACACATTGAATTTCAACTAAAACTTGTGTTAATCCTTTTTTCAGGCGAtgctccattaaaaaaaaaaaagtaatattgaaAAAAGTGAGCCCATGACATCACAGTCCAATAAACATACCAAAAGTTACATTGTAGGATGATTACCATGGACACTAGGGGAGATTAATAAAAGTGTCATGTTCTGATATGTGGTGACATGATGTACCAATGGTACATGCTGGTTCCaccggtttccatggtgattgcctccATTTTAGGATTTTCCACCATTTTTCAGAGCACAGCAGTTTGGTAAATCTCTCCAGTAGTTTGTTTCTCCTTCACTTTTAATACTGGTATAATGACAGAAAAGGCAGAGCTTGTggtaatgattgacagagaggcaAGATGGAGGCACTCAGATCCAAAATAGAGCTAAATACAATGGTGTGGATTTTCTGCATTTTGAATTCATTTTCAGACCGCACAAATTTATACATGTTAAATATAGGGGGAAAGTAgccataatattaaaaatgccaGGAAGTGACACTtcatcttttaaaataaatattaataaaaaaaaaaataatctaatttgcgtaaaagtaaaaaaacaaacaaaaaaaagtaaacattaaCGTCATGTCAGCATTTGACCTTCTAACTTTTAAAACTTGTGTTGGTTGGTAACATTTCCCAGAATCCTCGGCTAATGTAGGCACAGGATATTTCTAAACAAGTCCAGTACTAGGActtatatttctttatatatatctttttgacCAAATCTCTCCTGACGGTATTAAATCTATTTTCATTTAATCACATATATATTGAAAATACTTGGCACGTGGTTGCAATGATTTTTGAAGTGAAACACCTGTAGTTATTAGGTGTAGGCAAGCAGGCTCGCTATGCTGGCGCATACGTCAATTTCAATTTGTTTTCATACGCATATTTCAATAGCTGTTGAAACTAGAATGGCATTAGAATTAGTGTCTTTTGCTACATCTTCGTAGCTACTGCAAGACGAGAACGATAAGCTGGGGCTGGTCTCCGTTTTATTGCTGTTGATATTATCGGAGCCTCCGCCGAGGGAGAGACCTTGCGGTTTAATGTGTGCAAAAATGTTGCTATTGGTTTTTACGTCGGCGTTCGGCGGTTCCTCCTTGTTCACTAACCACGTCTTGGCAAAATACCACAATACGTCTTTAATGGCGCATCGTTTTTCTGGCTCAATAGACAGCAGCTTGCTAAACATTTTAAGGGCATGGGGTGTGAATTTACGCCACTGAGAAGGTATTGTGGTGCTTTTGTACCGTTGCCACTGTAAAAATTCATAGTAGAACGAGTCCAAATGTAGTGCTTTCTCCCAGGGAAAGTTACCAGTCATCATACAAAACAGAAGAACGCCGAACGCCCACACGTCAATGCTGTATTCCACTAAAAATCCGCTATGCTTTGAGGTCTCGCAAAGTTCTGGAGCAGTATATGGAATGGTACCACTCACGCGTTTTTCTGTTGTGCCGGCAATCCTGGTCATGCCAAAATCGGAGAGTTTAATTTTTCGACATTCTTTGtcaaaaattagaatattttcaGGCTTGATATCGCGATGGACTAATTTCCTGTTGTGCAGATAATCCAGTGCTAGAGCAACTTGGTATATACAGCGCTTTGTGGTGTGCTCAGAGAGGCCAACCTGCAATGACAAATAGGACTCTGAAACTATAGGTTAACACCTGTTCAGGTAGGCAGGTGCAAGAATACCTCTGATAGAATACCAGGCAGATAATCGCCCAAAAATGCAAACCaaatccttgcaccataacactCATCCTGTTTTAGGCCAAATACAATTTCAACAGCCGATCATATCACCAAGTGGCTCCAATCGTCGAgtacccctaacagtccaggatttaaggattacccagttgtatctaaggtgtttttagaaaaagaaaaaaaaaactttagacacaacagggtaatccctaaatcctggactgctatGGGGTACTTAATGACTGGGTTGGTGACCCCCTGATATAACCCATACATATTTgaatttaaagaaacattttagGCATCAAACACATGTTTTGATTTTGTAGATTTTGCCATAAATTATCTGTAATTCTGTTTATTTGTATGCTCAATTTATATAGGTTTTAGTTTTTTGATTTTTAGGGAAAATTGATAACTACAACTACAAGAAACCATTGTTTATCTCATTAACCCTTCTGTTCATGGACTTATGGAATCAAGTCACCACTTAACACGTGTGTACGGGACCATTCAAAGTGTCCTGGCTGGCTGATGAAAAGCCTTGGAATTTATTACAAATGCAGCTATTTtataagtattttatttatttatattctattattttggattttttttgcatacataatttaaatgcattaactctacaatgcattaaaaatgaatgGGTCATTTCTGGGAAAGACTACTTTTTTAGTACATTGAGGGCACAGTTGGAACGAAATGGAGATGCATTTGGTCATCAAGGAAATGTGAGTAAGTTTATACATTGTGTCTACAATGATGTAACTCCGTCTGCTGTCTGATTTACAGATCGTATGAAATGCTTTTCCTTGTCCTTAATATGTTCGACTTACCTGCGGTGGGATGATATCAAACAGATCTCCAGCCACAGCGTATTCctgtgcaaaaacataatattcgttGGTTTCAAAAGCTATGTCGTACATGCTGATAATATAGGGGCAGGAAGACAAATAACGAGAAATGCAATATTCCTGTAGGAAGCTTTTTTGTTTGGTCGTCTTCTTCCTTAGaaattttagagccatttttgtacctttaaaaaaaaaaacaaaaaacaagactcACTTATCATTGTCATTGAACACATCCATATTTTTAGAGATTACGGTCTATTTGTGATTACACTATTCAAACTGCAGGTAAATAATTATTCGGTGACAAGTTAGCTTCCTGTGCAATGTCAAAGGTATTTactatatagagaattatatagCGTAAAATCTttagccaaaatagccaaaatttTAAAAATTCCCCACATTTGCTATTTTCCCTAAAACTGACATTCCTTGGGATTAGTGGAGAACTCCGAACAGTAATGAGCTTATTAGTAGAAAATtgtgcagaaaaacatcccccaGAGACGTCCATTTTCTGCCAGACTTTTGTACATTATTCATATATCCTGTTATGAATATTTATTCCATAGATTTAAGCACAGGGTTTTAATGTACCAGTTCTAGACCATTAGACACATTCCAAGCTGGGTACCGTAGAGGAGAATTGATGGCTGGAAGGTTTTATTTAACCATGCCAGTGCCAGTATAACATTTAAAGCATATAGGACATTTTTGattgattgtgtttttttttccttccttctaACCGCAATGTGAGCATATCCAAATGACCTCGCTGAATACCTCTTCCCCACTGTGAATATCGACGCTGCTTTGACAGCTTTACGTGTTgtgcaaagagaggggtaattcATTTCTAAGGGGAAAATACATCCCATCCTCTGTTCATTTTGTCCTACACTGCTCGTTTACAGAACTGAAATAAATGTGCAATTGCTCTGCAACATTCTTGTCAATACTCCTTTTTGCTACTCCAGAATGTAACACTTCAGCACAGTCTGTGGGCTTCCTTTAAAAGGACCCGATAGGCACCCAGgcaacttcatctcattgaagtgatttgggtgcaCTGTCCCCGTCCCTTTAACCCTACAGCTTCACACATTGTAGTTTTAGAGatacggcaatgtttacattgaaggctTAAGACTTctacgagacagccactagatgtgctttgcatgaggacattttgaaaaaccccataggaaagcacggcATATTAAGTTCCCGAACTGCTGTGACGTCGGTGGAGGAGAGGCTTGAccaagcaccgagggacatcggtgcaggaatcaggtaagtgaaaaaatggcttttaacttttatttgcagccgggaaatacagttttatactaCATATATCTGTGGGTTTTCTTGCAAATTAGTTCTGTTTTACTAGTTTTGAAATGCTGGGGTAAAAAAGCAAATCTTAGAACTTTTACGTAAAAACCTGACTTGTTACATACTGTGCTTTTCAAGTTATCTTCGCCATCCACGTTTGGACGGACTTGTACATAACATTTGTAAATTATCATTATCTGAGTGGCAGGCAAGGTGTCGGACCACAGGTGCCCGTCAGACGAGCCCCTGGTTTTTATCAAACTGCGTGTAAACAATTTGACAGAAAACAGGGAAACggtattccagctgtagtggttatgctacTAAGAGCATCTTTTTAACGGCTCACccaataaaaaaactaaacaaaagtgTGCTTATTCATAATCCATGGATTGAACTAGAACCACAGTGTAGGACTTAATAGATAATCCTGAGCCCCCTGTGTTAAGTTGAATGGAGTCTTTGATTAATCCTCGTATATTATGATTATTATGGAGAGAGCGGTGATTTTCTGTAATTTGCGTTTGGGTAATTACCTCTTGTTTTGTGAATAGCGAGGTCAACTCGGCCGTACGTTCCTTTTCCCAATTCCCTGATGATTTCGTAATGTTTCGAGACTTCTATTTTCTCCATTGTTTTTGCTGTTAGCAGCTGCAACTCTTCTAGAATATCCATTGCGCCCCTTGAGAGTAACGGTGAAAAACTCATTGTGACTCCTCAGGTTAACAAATTCAGTCACCAGATAGGTCTGTTGTTTTCTTGCAATCCTTGGCAACCTGTAGAAGGGGAGAAAGGTACGTTAGGGATAAACTACAATGAAGTCCTGTAatagaagaagaaaa comes from Pelobates fuscus isolate aPelFus1 chromosome 5, aPelFus1.pri, whole genome shotgun sequence and encodes:
- the LOC134610423 gene encoding serine/threonine-protein kinase SBK1-like, with amino-acid sequence MSFSPLLSRGAMDILEELQLLTAKTMEKIEVSKHYEIIRELGKGTYGRVDLAIHKTRGTKMALKFLRKKTTKQKSFLQEYCISRYLSSCPYIISMYDIAFETNEYYVFAQEYAVAGDLFDIIPPQVGLSEHTTKRCIYQVALALDYLHNRKLVHRDIKPENILIFDKECRKIKLSDFGMTRIAGTTEKRVSGTIPYTAPELCETSKHSGFLVEYSIDVWAFGVLLFCMMTGNFPWEKALHLDSFYYEFLQWQRYKSTTIPSQWRKFTPHALKMFSKLLSIEPEKRCAIKDVLWYFAKTWLVNKEEPPNADVKTNSNIFAHIKPQGLSLGGGSDNINSNKTETSPSLSFSSCSSYEDVAKDTNSNAILVSTAIEICV